Genomic window (Candidatus Binatia bacterium):
GGGAGTCGTCCATCAGCACCGGGAAGACGTCACCTGCGAGATCTGCAAGCTGCTGCACAGCGGCACGGTGGCGGTGGGCCGTCCTCCCGATTCACCGGCGCCGAGCGAGCGCTATGAGCGCATCTCCTCGGTAACGATCGAGCAGCCCTCCGCACCGAGTCTATCTCCCACGCACGTCCGCGGTCCTCCCCTCGGCTGATTCTTCCAGCAGTCCCCGAAGACATTTTCGACGACGAGGGCGCCCGTCTCGCCTGACGAGGCGCGGCCCGGCCCGTGGTCCCATGCTCGGAATGGGACCGTTGCCGCATTCGACTGGAGGATCTTGCCGTCATGCTGCGACGAGCGTTGATCAGCGTACTCGTGTTGTCATCGTTCGCGAGCATTGGCACGTTCGCGAGCGTTGCATCCGCTCAGGAGGGGGACAGCACTCAGGTGGTTGGCGAAGGCGGGGCGTCCACTTCCGAAACCGGGTCATCCACTTCGATGTTCTCGAACCTCGCCAATCCGGCGATCGGGATGAACGCGCTCTTTTCCGTGCAGGCCGCGCACAATCTGGCGCGAGCCTACGGGTTCGACTTCGACGAGGCCGAGATCAGCCTGCTCTCGGTCGTGGATCCCTACTGGACGTTCACGAGCAACATCGTGTTCCTGCCGGACCACACGATCGATCCCGAGGAGGTGTGGGTCCGCAATACGAGCCTCACTTCGATTCAGCTCAAGCTTGGCCAACTTCGCGGGACGTTCGGGAAGCACGGCCTCCTTCACACCCATGCCTTTCCCTTCATTCAGGCGCCGATCATGATGGCCAACACGATCGGGGAGGAAGGATTCAAGGACCCTGGGCTCGAGGCATCGTGGTTGACGCCCCTTCCCTGGTACGCCGAGCTCACCGGGGGCGCCTACAAGGCCGTCGGGGTTGATGATGACCATCCTCTGGACCTCGGCTCCACGCGGCACGACAACATCCCGTGGCTCGGTCATTTCAAGAGCCAGTTCGACCTCAACGATGAGACGACGATGGAGCTCGGCCAGTCGATTCTCGAGGGCAGGGGCTCCGATGGGCATCGCCACGCCGCCTACGGCGCGGACGCCACCATCCGGAACGTGCCGGCACGCAGCTCGAACCGAAAAGGCTGGATCCTCCAGGGGGAGTACATCCAGAAGGCGTCCTACCCGGGAGGCTCGTATCACCGGGAGGCGGACGGCGGCTACGCCTCGTTCCAGTACCGGTTCTCGCAGGTCTGGTGGGGCGGGGTACGCGGCGAGCGGGCCCGCCGCAGCTTCACCGATTTCATGGTCGACGAAGCGGGCGATCCGATTCCCGGGACCGTCAACCGAGGGTCCGTGAACATCGCATGGACGCCCTCGGAGTTCTCGTTCATCCGGCTGGAATACAGCCACGCCAAGGCGGATCGCGGCACTCATCCCACCGACGACCGCATCATGGTCCAGATGAGCTACACCATTGGGTTCCACCCAGCCCATGCCTACTAGAAACCCGCTCGATATCCGATTGAAGAACCCTCACGTACGCTGGAGGAAGTCCATGAAGTCCATCGTTCGACTTGCCCTGTTGCTCAGCCTCGGTCTGGGGCTCGCGTCTCCCGCCCGCGCCGACCTCAAGGTCGCGACCTCATTGACGGATCTGGCCTCGGTGGCGCAGTTCGTGGGCGGGAAGCACGTGACCGCCCAGAGCCTCTGCCGGGGGTTCGAGGATCCGCACTTCGTCCCCGCGAAGCCGAGTCTCATGAAGGCGATCCAGCACGCCGACGTCTACGTTTCGACCGGCCTCGAGCTCGATGGCGGTTGGCTCCCGCTCGTCTTGCCGGGGAGCCGCAATCCCAAGATCCAGCAAGGCGCCAAGGGATTCGTCGATGCGTCGCGCGGCGTGTCCGTGCTGGAAAAGCCTACCGGCACCGTGAGCCGGGCCGCGGGAGATATCCATCCCCTCGGCAACCCTCATTACTACCTGGATCCCAAGGCGCTCGAAGTGGTCGCCGATCACCTGGCCAACGTCTTCTCCGGACTGGATCCGGCAAACGCAGCCGAGTACGCGGCGAACGCAAAGGCGTTCGACGAACGGATGGAGACTTCATTGAAGAAGTGGGAGAAGGAGATGGCGCCGTACCGCGGCGCGACCATCGTGCCCTACCACCTGAACTTCATCTATTTCGCAGACCGGTTCGGGCTCAAGCTCTTCGGCACGGTCGAGCCCAAACCAGGCATTCCGCCCAACGCGCACTACATCGCCCAGCTCTCGGACAACATGAAGAAGTCGGGCGTCAAAGTCGTGACCTACCAGCCGTACTACAACGCTGACGCGGCCAAGCAACTCGCGAAGCGAGCTGGAGGCGTCGCCGTGGAGGTGCCGACCGAGGCGGGGGGCATGCCTGGAACGGATGACGTCTTTTCCAAGTTCGACTTCATTGTCTCGTCCCTTTCCCGGGCTCTGTCCGGCAGCCAGGGAGGATCGCGATGACGTTTCTCAGCGTTATGGCACTGCCGCTCCTCGCGTGCGCGCTCCTCGCCTTGATCCTCCCCTCCCTCGGCCAGCACGTGCTGGCCCGCGGGGTGATCTTCGTGGACCTGGCGCTCGCTCAGATCGCCGCACTGGGTCAGAGCGTCGCGTTTCTCATGGGGGCGGAGCCGCACGATCCAAGCACGTACCTGTGGTCGTTCGGGTTCACGCTCCTCGGAGCCGCGCTGTTCAGCTTCCTTTGGGATCGCGAGCACTCCGTCCTGCAGGAGGCCTTCATCGGAATCTCGTTCGCCTTGGCCACGGCCTCCACGCTGCTCCTTCTCTCGAATGCCCCTCATGGGGCGGAGCATGTGAGCGGTGCCCTGAGCGGGGAGGCGCTTGGATGGGTCACCTGGAAAGACATCGCCATCATGGCGACGCTGTTCGCGGCCATTGGCCTCTTCCTGTTCCTGGCACGGCGGAAGCTGCTGCTCTGCTCCGAAGATCCCAAGGCCGCGAGAAGGATGGGGCTCTCGGTGAAGAAGTGGGACTTCCTCTTCTACGCGTCCTTCGGTCTGGTGGTTACGACTGCAGTGCGGGTATCCGGTGTCCTGGCGGTTTTCTCGTTCCTCATCGTTCCGGTGGTCTGCTCGACGCTGCTCGGCCGCAGGGGAGCGGCCCGCCTCTATTGGGCCTGGGCAATCGCGTTCGTCGCATCCATGCTCGGCGCGGGGCTCTCCTACCTCAAGGACTGGCCCA
Coding sequences:
- a CDS encoding iron chelate uptake ABC transporter family permease subunit; protein product: MTFLSVMALPLLACALLALILPSLGQHVLARGVIFVDLALAQIAALGQSVAFLMGAEPHDPSTYLWSFGFTLLGAALFSFLWDREHSVLQEAFIGISFALATASTLLLLSNAPHGAEHVSGALSGEALGWVTWKDIAIMATLFAAIGLFLFLARRKLLLCSEDPKAARRMGLSVKKWDFLFYASFGLVVTTAVRVSGVLAVFSFLIVPVVCSTLLGRRGAARLYWAWAIAFVASMLGAGLSYLKDWPMGATIVCLFGATVAVVSLSVRMKYVDDRATGTEPPEEIRFTGTR
- a CDS encoding outer membrane beta-barrel protein — its product is MFSNLANPAIGMNALFSVQAAHNLARAYGFDFDEAEISLLSVVDPYWTFTSNIVFLPDHTIDPEEVWVRNTSLTSIQLKLGQLRGTFGKHGLLHTHAFPFIQAPIMMANTIGEEGFKDPGLEASWLTPLPWYAELTGGAYKAVGVDDDHPLDLGSTRHDNIPWLGHFKSQFDLNDETTMELGQSILEGRGSDGHRHAAYGADATIRNVPARSSNRKGWILQGEYIQKASYPGGSYHREADGGYASFQYRFSQVWWGGVRGERARRSFTDFMVDEAGDPIPGTVNRGSVNIAWTPSEFSFIRLEYSHAKADRGTHPTDDRIMVQMSYTIGFHPAHAY
- a CDS encoding metal ABC transporter substrate-binding protein, translating into MKSIVRLALLLSLGLGLASPARADLKVATSLTDLASVAQFVGGKHVTAQSLCRGFEDPHFVPAKPSLMKAIQHADVYVSTGLELDGGWLPLVLPGSRNPKIQQGAKGFVDASRGVSVLEKPTGTVSRAAGDIHPLGNPHYYLDPKALEVVADHLANVFSGLDPANAAEYAANAKAFDERMETSLKKWEKEMAPYRGATIVPYHLNFIYFADRFGLKLFGTVEPKPGIPPNAHYIAQLSDNMKKSGVKVVTYQPYYNADAAKQLAKRAGGVAVEVPTEAGGMPGTDDVFSKFDFIVSSLSRALSGSQGGSR